The Betta splendens chromosome 7, fBetSpl5.4, whole genome shotgun sequence genome includes a window with the following:
- the prpf6 gene encoding pre-mRNA-processing factor 6 produces the protein MASAAAKQAPKAAPKTSAGATGAAGASGGPPVMPLASPLMGKKKKPFLGMPAPLGYVPGLGRGATGFTTRSDIGPARDANDPVDDRHAPPGKRTVGDQMKKSQDDDDEDLNDTNYDEFNGYAGSLFSSGPYEKDDEEADAIYAALDKRMDERRKERRELREKEEIEKYRMERPKIQQQFSDLKRKLAEVSEEEWLSIPEVGDARNKRQRNPRYEKLTPVPDSFFSKHLQTGENHTSVDPLQGLGGLNTPYPGSMTPGLMTPGTGELDMRKIGQARNTLMDMRLSQVSDSVSGQTVVDPKGYLTDLNSMIPTYGGDISDIKKARLLLKSVRETNPHHPPAWIASARLEEVTGKLQVARNLIMKGTEMCPKSEDVWLEAARLQPGDTAKAVVAQAVRHMPQSVRIYIRAAELETDVRAKKRVLRKALENVSKSVRLWKTAVELEEPEDARIMLSRAVECCPTSVELWLALARLETYENARRVLNKARENIPTDRHIWITAAKLEEANGNTQMVDKIIDRAITSLRANGVEINREQWIQDAEECDKAGSVATCQAVIRAVIGIGIEEEDRKHTWMEDADSCVAHGALECARAIYAHALQVFPSKKSVWLRAAYFEKNHGTRESLEALLQRAVAHCPKAEVLWLMGAKSKWLAEDVPAARSILALAFQANPNSEEIWLAAVKLESENNEYERARRLLAKARSSAPTARVFMKSVKLEWVLGNIEAAQELCTEALKHYEDFPKLWMMRGQIEEQCENMDKAREAYNQGLKKCPHSVPLWLLLSRLEERVGQLTRARAILEKARLKNSQSPELWLESVRLEYRAGLKNISNTLMAKALQECPNSGILWAEAVFLEARPQRKTKSVDALKKCEHDPHVLLAVAKLFWSERKITKAREWFLRTVKIEPDLGDAWALFSKFEMQHGTEEQQEEVRKRCENAEPRHGELWCAESKHVLNWQKKTGEILAQVASKIKNTF, from the exons ATGGCCAGCGCTGCAGCGAAACAGGCGCCTAAAGCGGCCCCGAAAACATCGGCAGGGGCCACCGGGGCAGCTGGGGCTAGCGGTGGCCCCCCGGTAATGCCCCTCGCCTCTCCACTGatggggaagaagaagaagccgttCCTGGGCATGCCCGCACCGCTGGGCTACGTTCCAGGACTCGGCAGAGG TGCAACGGGTTTCACCACACGATCTGACATTGGGCCTGCTCGTGATGCCAACGATCCAGTGGATGACCGCCATGCACCCCCGGGGAAGAGGACGGTCGGGGATCAGATGAAGAAGAGCCAGGATGACGACGATGAAGATCTGAATGACACCAACTATGATGAG TTTAATGGATATGCAGGTAGCTTGTTCTCCAGTGGGCCCTACGAGAAGGATGATGAAGAGGCAGATGCTATTTATGCAGCACTTGACAAGAGGATGGATGAGAGACGTAAAGAAAGAAG ggagctgagagaaaaagaagaaattgAGAAATACCGTATGGAACGACCCAAAATCCAGCAGCAGTTTTCTGACTTGAAG AGGAAACTGGCAGAGGTATCGGAAGAAGAGTGGCTGAGCATCCCTGAGGTGGGCGATGCAAGAAACAAGCGCCAGAGGAATCCCCGCTATGAGAAACTCACTCCTGTCCCCGACAGTTTCTTTTCCAAACACCTGCAGACGGGAGAAAACCACACCAGCGTCGACCCTCTGCAAGGG CTGGGGGGTCTGAACACACCTTACCCAGGAAGCATGACTCCCGGCTTGATGACACCAGGAACAGGAGAGCTTGACATGAGGAAAATCGGTCAGGCCAGGAACACACTCATGGACATGAGGCTCAGTCAG GTGTCAGACTCTGTGAGTGGACAGACGGTTGTAGATCCAAAGGGCTACCTGACAGATCTCAACTCCATGATCCCCACATATGGAGGAGACATCAG TGATATTAAAAAGGCTCGTCTGCTGCTGAAATCAGTGAGGGAGACCAATCCTCATCACCCGCCTGCCTGGATTGCCTCTGCCAGGCTGGAGGAAGTGACAGGCAAATTGCAGGTGGCTAGGAACCTGATCATGAAAGGCACAGAGATGTGTCCTAAG AGTGAAGATGTGTGGCTTGAGGCAGCTCGCCTGCAGCCTGGTGACACAGCTAAAGCAGTAGTAGCCCAGGCTGTTCGACACATGCCACAGTCTGTCCGTATCTacatcagagctgcagagctggagacgGATGTCAGGGCTAAGAAACGAGTTCTAAGGAAAG CCCTGGAAAATGTTTCTAAGTCTGTTCGACTGTGGAAGACAGCCGTTGAGCTGGAGGAGCCAGAGGATGCCAGGATCATGCTCAGCAGAGCTGTGGAGTGTTGCCCTACTAGTGTGGAG CTGTGGTTAGCACTGGCCCGCTTGGAAACATACGAGAATGCGCGCCGTGTTCTGAATAAGGCTCGAGAGAACATACCCACTGATCGCCACATTTGGATCACTGCTGCCAAGTTGGAAGAGGCCAATGGCAACACTCAGATGGTGGACAAGATCATTGACAGAGCCATCACTTCTCTACGTGCCAATGGTGTGGAGATCAACAGAGAGCAGTGGATACAG GATGCAGAGGAGTGTGACAAAGCAGGCAGTGTGGCCACCTGTCAGGCAGTGATCAGAGCTGTCATTGGTATCGGCATTGAGGAGGAGGACCGCAAACACACCTGGATGGAAGATGCAGACAGT tgtgtggCCCATGGAGCGCTGGAGTGTGCAAGAGCCATCTATGCCCATGCTCTCCAGGTCTTCCCCAGCAAAAAGAGTGTCTGGCTCAGAGCCGCCTACTTTGAGAAGAACCATGGCACCAG GGAGTCTTTGGAAGCCCTGCTCCAGAGGGCTGTGGCTCACTGTCCCAAAGCAGAGGTCCTGTGGCTGATGGGGGCCAAGTCCAAGTGGCTGGCTGAGGATGTGCCAGCAGCTAGAAGTATCCTCGCCCTTGCCTTTCAG GCTAACCCTAACAGTGAGGAAATCTGGCTTGCTGCTGTGAAACTGGAATCTGAGAATAATGAGTATGAAAGAGCTCGCCGACTGCTGGCGAAGGCCCGAAGCAGTGCTCCAACAGCCAGG GTATTTATGAAGTCAGTGAAGCTGGAGTGGGTGTTGGGAAACATAGAAGCTGCCCAGGAGTTGTGCACCGAGGCCCTAAAACACTATGAGGACTTCCCCAAACTGTGGATGATGCGAGGCCAGATAGAGGAGCAGTGTGAGAACATGGATAAGGCCAGAGAGGCCTACAACCAAGGG TTGAAAAAGTGCCCCCACTCTGTGCccctgtggctgctgttgtCTCGCCTTGAAGAGAGAGTGGGACAACTGACCCGGGCCAGAGCGATCTTGGAAAAAGCGCGACTCAAGAACTCCCAAAGCCCCGAATTATG GTTGGAGTCAGTGAGACTGGAATACAGGGCTGGACTGAAGAATATCTCCAACACACTGATGGCCAAAGCTTTGCAGGAGTGTCCCAATTCAG GCATCCTTTgggctgaggcagtgtttctggaggCCAGACCACAGAGGAAGACTAAGAGTGTGGACGCTTTGAAGAAGTGTGAACATGATCCCCACGTGTTGCTTGCTGTAGCCAA GTTGTTTTGGAGTGAGCGCAAGATCACCAAAGCCAGAGAATGGTTCCTCAGGACAGTAAAGATTGAGCCAGACCTGGGAGATGCCTGGGCTCTGTTCTCCAAGTTTGAGATGCAGCATGGCACAGAG GAACAGCAGGAAGAGGTGCGAAAGCGCTGTGAGAATGCAGAGCCCCGCCACGGTGAGCTGTGGTGCGCTGAGTCTAAACACGTCCTGAACTGGCAGAAAAAGACGGGAGAGATCTTAGCACAGGTAGCCAGTAAAATCAAGAACACGTTCTGA
- the aar2 gene encoding protein AAR2 homolog encodes MSSSSSTVDMDPDVALRLFEEGATLVLLGVPRGTELGIDCKSWQVGPRFRGVKMIPPGLHFLHYCSVNSPSCGGEIGPKTGLFLTLKPREILLANWDPKEEDLDFSASKNEEEVSRVRATLRELDPYLGPYPYEVMRKWVSLTDRLSEELANDLQPLSGRVCAFSDVIPETPFTHTKDRAEQPRNDTECQSMREGLDRLPRMKQREGTELRFSVIPEKTYPPGATPAEITQWSLDLSYALETVLETNHRLQPLNLLGELQFAFVCFLFGNVYEGFEHWKRVLTLLCRSEEAMRKRKDLYLGLIAVLYHQLGEIPPDFFVDIVSQNNFLTSTLQDFFQFASGAGVDSTLRKRAEKFKAHLTKKFRWDFDADLDDCDPVVVELPEGVTVD; translated from the exons atgtccagcagcagcagcaccgtaGACATGGACCCAGATGTGGCTCTGCGGCTCTTTGAGGAGGGCGCCACCCTGGTCCTGCTCGGCGTTCCTCGGGGCACTGAGCTCGGCATCGACTGCAAGAGCTGGCAGGTGGGTCCTCGCTTCCGCGGTGTGAAGATGATCCCCCCGGGTCTGCATTTCCTCCACTACTGCTCCGTTAACTCCCCCAGCTGTGGAGGGGAAATCGGCCCAAAGACAGGGCTCTTCCTCACTCTGAAACCCAGAGAGATCCTTCTGGCCAACTGGGATCCCAAAGAAGAAGACCTCGACTTCTCTGCCTCCAAGAATGAAGAGGAGGTGAGCCGCGTCAGGGCCACGTTGCGAGAGCTGGATCCATACCTGGGTCCCTATCCATACGAGGTGATGAGGAAGTGGGTGTCCCTCACTGACCGCCTGAGCGAAGAGCTGGCCAACGACTTGCAGCCTCTGTCTGGTCGAGTGTGCGCCTTCAGCGACGTAATCCCAGAGACTCCGTTCACACACACCAAAGACAGGGCCGAGCAGCCGAGGAACGACACAGAATGTCAGAGCATGCGGGAAGGACTCGACCGGCTCCCTCGCatgaaacagagagaggggacAGAGTTGCGCTTCTCCGTCATTCCCGAGAAGACCTACCCCCCGGGGGCAACGCCAGCTGAGATCACTCAGTGGAGTCTGGATCTGAGCTATGCTCTGGAGACGGTGCTGGAGACCaaccacaggctgcagccactcaacctgctgG GTGAGCTACAGTTTGCCTtcgtgtgttttctgtttgggaATGTGTATGAAGGCTTCGAGCACTGGAAGCGTGTCCTGACTCTGTTGTGTCGCTCGGAGGAGGCCATGAGGAAGCGCAAGGATCTCTATCTAGGGCTCATCGCTGTGCTGTACCACCAGCTTGGGGAAATCCCGCCCGACTTTTTTGTCGACATTGTGTCACAGAACAACTTCCTCACCTCCACACTACAG GACTTCTTCCAGTTTGCCAGTGGCGCTGGAGTCGACAGCACACTTCGCAAGAGAGCAGAGAAGTTCAAAGCCCACCTGACCAAGAAGTTCCGCTGGGACTTTGATGCAGACCTGGATGACTGTGACCctgtggtggtggagctgcCTGAAGGCGTCACAGTGGACTGA